A DNA window from Flavisolibacter ginsenosidimutans contains the following coding sequences:
- a CDS encoding DUF2059 domain-containing protein, with product MKKLLLFFLAPMIFVHIALAQTNDTAMHTQGFAAIERITKEVSTYKPDTTSPPADKITQKIIELRKLRGGFNVNEAIAFKLEEDRQKGETPADVQKKFADFFTTGSGKRWLDNATIWLYRNRFSYAELKQLVKFYKTSAGQKMAADFPIIMLESLAAAQMLKDSFEKELKAAH from the coding sequence ATGAAAAAACTGCTTTTGTTTTTTTTAGCACCAATGATTTTCGTTCACATTGCGCTGGCGCAAACAAACGATACGGCCATGCATACGCAAGGCTTTGCGGCGATTGAAAGAATTACCAAAGAAGTCAGCACCTACAAGCCCGACACAACGTCGCCGCCGGCAGATAAGATCACGCAAAAAATTATTGAATTGCGAAAACTGCGCGGTGGTTTTAATGTAAACGAAGCCATTGCATTCAAGCTGGAAGAAGACCGGCAAAAAGGCGAAACACCTGCCGATGTGCAAAAAAAATTTGCTGACTTTTTCACCACCGGCAGCGGCAAACGCTGGCTTGACAACGCCACCATCTGGCTTTACCGCAACCGTTTTTCTTACGCCGAATTAAAACAGCTTGTGAAGTTTTACAAGACCAGTGCCGGTCAAAAAATGGCCGCCGATTTTCCAATTATTATGTTGGAATCTTTAGCCGCTGCGCAAATGCTGAAAGATTCATTTGAAAAAGAATTGAAGGCTGCACATTAA
- a CDS encoding alpha-ketoacid dehydrogenase subunit alpha/beta has protein sequence MPEKNESNNNLSHPFRGIGGIDRNLLLRAYRLMYSAKLMAEAYEANRSITKYVHSTSRGHEAIQLAAAFHLLPQDWVSPYYRDESLLLGMGWSPYELMLQLLTKADDPFSGGRSYYSHPNSRSEDKPKIIHQSSATGMQVIPTTGVAQGIQYLEEVHRRRITGGNAAAMDRELSTVDTKPIVLCSLGDASVTEGEVSEALQFAVLKQLPIIYLVQDNEWGISVSAEEGRAMDAYEYAEGFKGVNKVRVDGTDFFESYSVMQKVIADVREHRRPWLVHAKVCLLNHHTSGVRKEFYRSNEDLAKHACNDPFVKFKNYVVGDFGDNYTHTMEEEVAAEIKEAFEKAVAASEPDPSTVAEHVFAPTPITEESGERSPQGKEKVLMVDAALFAIRELMEDHEECLLYGQDVGKRLGGVFREAATLGEKFGDHRVFNTAIQEAYIIGSTVGMSAVGLKPIVEVQFADYIYPGFNQLVSEISKSCYLSCGKFPVSTIIRVPIGAYGGGGPYHSGSVETTLLSIKGIKIAYPSNAADMKGLMKAAYYDPNPVVMLEHKGLYWSKVPGAEEAKTVEPSRDYVLPFGKAAVALKASDDAVFNGESVCVITYGMGVYWAKAAAKNFDQQIEIIDLRTLFPLDEETVFSSVKKHGKCLVLTEEQQNNSFAEALAGRISKACFSWLDAPVEVLGALNLPAVPLNTGLEAAMLPNADKVKKKLQALLNY, from the coding sequence ATGCCTGAAAAAAATGAAAGCAACAACAACCTAAGTCACCCCTTTAGGGGGATAGGGGGAATAGACAGAAACTTGCTCCTTCGTGCTTACCGGTTAATGTACAGTGCAAAACTGATGGCCGAAGCTTACGAGGCGAACCGTTCTATTACCAAATACGTTCACTCTACTTCCCGTGGCCACGAGGCCATTCAATTAGCCGCTGCTTTTCATTTATTGCCGCAGGATTGGGTGAGTCCATACTACCGTGATGAAAGCCTGTTGTTGGGCATGGGCTGGTCGCCGTACGAACTGATGCTGCAACTGCTAACCAAAGCAGATGACCCTTTCTCTGGCGGAAGAAGCTATTATTCTCACCCAAACTCACGATCCGAAGACAAACCAAAAATCATTCATCAGAGCAGCGCCACAGGTATGCAGGTGATACCGACAACCGGTGTGGCGCAGGGCATACAATACCTCGAAGAGGTCCACAGACGACGGATAACGGGCGGCAATGCAGCAGCTATGGACCGTGAACTGTCAACCGTGGACACAAAGCCAATTGTTCTTTGCTCGCTTGGCGATGCCAGTGTAACCGAAGGGGAAGTGAGCGAGGCTTTGCAGTTTGCCGTTCTCAAACAATTGCCGATCATTTATCTGGTGCAGGACAACGAATGGGGCATTAGTGTAAGTGCCGAAGAAGGACGTGCGATGGATGCGTATGAATATGCCGAAGGTTTTAAAGGAGTAAACAAAGTTCGCGTTGACGGCACTGATTTTTTTGAGAGCTATAGTGTGATGCAAAAGGTGATTGCCGATGTGCGTGAGCATCGCAGACCGTGGCTCGTTCATGCAAAAGTTTGTTTGCTCAATCATCATACAAGCGGTGTGCGAAAAGAGTTTTACCGCAGCAACGAAGACTTGGCAAAACACGCTTGCAACGATCCTTTCGTCAAGTTTAAAAACTACGTTGTTGGTGATTTTGGCGACAACTATACACACACGATGGAAGAAGAGGTGGCGGCAGAAATCAAAGAAGCATTTGAAAAAGCTGTTGCTGCTTCTGAACCCGATCCATCAACCGTTGCTGAACACGTTTTTGCACCAACGCCAATAACTGAAGAAAGCGGCGAACGTTCGCCGCAAGGCAAAGAAAAAGTGTTGATGGTGGATGCGGCTTTGTTTGCCATTCGCGAGTTGATGGAAGACCACGAAGAATGTTTGCTTTACGGGCAAGACGTGGGCAAGCGATTGGGGGGCGTGTTTCGCGAAGCGGCAACATTGGGAGAGAAATTTGGCGATCACCGCGTGTTCAACACTGCCATACAAGAAGCTTACATTATTGGTTCAACGGTTGGCATGAGTGCCGTTGGCTTAAAGCCAATTGTAGAAGTGCAATTTGCCGATTACATCTATCCCGGCTTCAATCAACTTGTCAGCGAAATTTCTAAGTCCTGCTATTTGTCGTGTGGCAAATTTCCTGTGTCCACCATCATTCGCGTGCCTATCGGTGCTTATGGCGGCGGCGGACCTTATCACAGCGGCAGCGTGGAAACAACCTTGTTGAGCATTAAAGGAATCAAGATTGCTTACCCAAGCAACGCGGCCGATATGAAAGGTTTGATGAAGGCTGCATATTACGACCCCAATCCCGTTGTGATGCTGGAGCACAAAGGACTTTATTGGAGCAAAGTGCCGGGCGCTGAAGAAGCAAAAACAGTCGAGCCTTCAAGAGATTATGTTCTTCCGTTTGGCAAAGCCGCCGTTGCTTTAAAGGCAAGCGACGATGCTGTATTTAACGGCGAATCAGTTTGCGTAATCACTTATGGAATGGGTGTGTATTGGGCAAAAGCGGCCGCCAAAAATTTTGATCAGCAAATTGAAATCATTGATTTAAGAACCTTGTTTCCACTGGACGAAGAAACCGTTTTTTCAAGCGTAAAAAAGCACGGCAAATGTTTGGTGTTAACCGAAGAGCAGCAAAATAATTCTTTTGCTGAAGCCTTGGCAGGAAGAATTTCGAAAGCATGCTTTAGTTGGTTAGATGCGCCCGTCGAAGTTTTGGGTGCGTTAAACTTGCCGGCCGTTCCACTCAACACAGGATTGGAAGCGGCCATGTTGCCCAACGCAGACAAGGTGAAGAAGAAGTTGCAAGCTTTGTTGAACTACTAA
- a CDS encoding fumarylacetoacetate hydrolase family protein, which produces MKIFCVGRNYSDHAKELKNEIPDEPVIFMKPKSALLQPHTPFYYPEFTNELHYECELVLRISKNGKYIQEKFANKYYDAVTTGIDFTARDIQNELKQKGLPWEKAKAWDNSAVIGKWVPFANVKDRNKIAFSLFKNKEKVQEGNSEDMIFDFDYIVSYISNFFSINIGDLIFTGTPAGVGEIVVGDEIEAFMEEQSMMTLEVK; this is translated from the coding sequence ATGAAAATTTTTTGCGTCGGACGCAACTACTCCGACCACGCCAAAGAACTGAAGAACGAGATTCCCGATGAGCCGGTTATTTTCATGAAGCCCAAGAGTGCCTTGCTTCAGCCGCACACGCCGTTTTATTATCCCGAGTTTACCAACGAGCTTCATTACGAATGCGAACTGGTGCTGCGCATCTCCAAAAACGGCAAATACATCCAGGAGAAATTCGCCAATAAATATTACGACGCCGTTACCACCGGCATTGACTTTACGGCCCGCGACATTCAGAACGAATTAAAACAAAAAGGCCTGCCGTGGGAAAAGGCAAAGGCCTGGGACAATTCGGCCGTCATCGGCAAATGGGTTCCGTTTGCCAACGTTAAAGACCGAAATAAAATCGCCTTTTCATTGTTTAAAAACAAAGAGAAGGTTCAGGAAGGAAATTCGGAAGACATGATCTTCGACTTCGATTACATTGTGTCCTACATCTCCAACTTTTTTTCCATCAACATAGGTGACCTGATATTTACCGGTACGCCAGCAGGCGTAGGCGAGATTGTAGTAGGTGATGAAATAGAAGCCTTCATGGAAGAGCAAAGCATGATGACGCTTGAAGTGAAATAA
- the pth gene encoding aminoacyl-tRNA hydrolase encodes MVKFLIVGLGNVGSEYAHTRHNIGFDVAMAFITKHGGQLRQDRLAYVADVRWKGKIFVCICPTTFMNLSGKSVKYWMDKEKVPLENVLVIVDDVAIPLTKIRIRSGGSDGGHNGLRSLQESLGTTDYPKLRFGIGNNYPKGAQAAFVLGKWLKEEEPLVKKKIEVCVDVIETVATAGIANAMNKFNNLEISL; translated from the coding sequence GTGGTTAAGTTTTTGATTGTTGGCTTGGGAAATGTAGGGTCCGAATACGCACACACACGTCACAACATCGGCTTCGATGTGGCGATGGCCTTTATTACAAAGCACGGTGGGCAGTTGCGGCAGGACCGGTTGGCCTACGTGGCCGACGTACGCTGGAAGGGAAAAATATTTGTGTGCATTTGCCCGACAACCTTTATGAACCTAAGTGGAAAGTCCGTGAAGTATTGGATGGACAAAGAAAAAGTTCCGCTCGAAAACGTTTTGGTGATTGTGGATGACGTGGCCATTCCGTTAACCAAAATCCGCATTCGTTCTGGCGGCAGCGACGGTGGCCACAACGGCTTGCGCAGTCTCCAGGAATCATTGGGAACAACGGACTATCCAAAGCTGCGTTTTGGCATCGGAAACAATTATCCAAAAGGGGCGCAGGCGGCTTTTGTTTTGGGCAAATGGTTAAAGGAAGAAGAGCCATTGGTAAAAAAGAAAATTGAGGTCTGCGTGGATGTGATTGAAACCGTTGCCACAGCTGGCATTGCGAATGCTATGAACAAATTCAACAATCTGGAAATATCGCTATGA
- a CDS encoding 50S ribosomal protein L25: MKTITIEGQLRTEHGKAATRQLRSQELVPGVIYGGAQEINFSAPAKAFKLLVYTPNFQLANVTVDGKTYRCILKDLQFDKVSDELIHVDLLELVEDKKVVAQIPLKFVGAAAGVKAGGRLVPKMKSLKVKTYPKHLREQIEVNVDALEIGGNLRVEDVKDENYEIMNSPRIPIVSVVTTRALRQEEAATASAPAKAAPAKAAPAKK, encoded by the coding sequence ATGAAGACAATTACAATCGAAGGACAACTGAGGACCGAACACGGGAAGGCAGCCACCCGCCAACTTCGCTCTCAGGAACTTGTGCCTGGTGTAATTTACGGAGGCGCACAGGAGATTAATTTTTCCGCTCCGGCCAAGGCTTTCAAGCTGTTGGTTTACACTCCCAACTTCCAGTTAGCCAACGTAACGGTGGACGGCAAAACCTATCGCTGCATTTTGAAAGATTTGCAGTTTGACAAGGTGAGCGACGAACTGATTCACGTTGATCTGTTGGAACTCGTAGAAGACAAAAAAGTAGTCGCGCAAATTCCGCTGAAATTCGTTGGCGCCGCTGCCGGTGTAAAAGCAGGCGGCCGTTTGGTGCCGAAAATGAAATCGCTGAAAGTAAAAACTTATCCCAAGCATTTGCGTGAACAAATTGAAGTGAACGTGGACGCGTTGGAGATTGGCGGCAACCTGCGTGTGGAAGACGTGAAAGACGAGAATTATGAAATCATGAACTCGCCGCGTATTCCCATTGTTTCGGTTGTTACCACCCGTGCTTTGCGCCAGGAAGAAGCCGCTACGGCTTCGGCCCCAGCCAAAGCTGCGCCGGCTAAGGCGGCACCTGCAAAAAAATAG
- a CDS encoding ribose-phosphate pyrophosphokinase: MMNPNAKIFAGTGSQNLAEQICKSYGCQLGKINIQKFSDGEIQPIFLESIRGDFVFLVQSTYAPADNLMELLLMIDAARRASANKIIVVMPYYGYSRQDRKDRPRVAIGSKLVANMLVAAGADRIITMDLHAPQIQGFFDIPVDHLDSSAVFIPYITQLRLENLTFAAPDVGATNRIREIATYFEAEMVICDKHRKRANEIASMVVIGDVTNKDIVIIDDICDTAGTLKKAAALLKEKGARSVRALITHPVLSGKAYQNIEESVLEELVVTDTIPLKMESEKIKCITTAELFAVAIRNAYENKSINNLFFHSQRRDK; the protein is encoded by the coding sequence ATGATGAACCCCAACGCCAAAATTTTTGCCGGCACAGGCTCGCAAAACCTGGCCGAACAAATTTGTAAAAGTTACGGCTGCCAGCTTGGAAAAATCAACATTCAAAAATTCAGCGACGGCGAAATTCAGCCTATCTTTTTAGAAAGCATTCGCGGCGATTTTGTTTTCCTGGTGCAAAGCACGTACGCTCCTGCCGATAATTTAATGGAGTTGCTGCTGATGATTGATGCGGCCCGCCGCGCATCGGCCAACAAAATCATCGTGGTGATGCCGTACTACGGTTACTCGCGACAAGACCGGAAAGACCGTCCGCGTGTGGCCATCGGCTCAAAGCTGGTTGCCAACATGTTGGTGGCCGCCGGCGCCGACCGCATCATTACCATGGACCTGCACGCCCCGCAGATCCAGGGCTTTTTCGACATACCCGTTGATCACCTCGACTCCTCCGCTGTTTTTATACCTTATATAACACAACTTCGGCTTGAGAACCTTACTTTTGCGGCCCCCGACGTGGGCGCCACCAACCGCATTCGCGAAATCGCAACTTACTTTGAAGCCGAAATGGTGATTTGCGACAAGCACCGCAAGCGGGCCAACGAAATTGCGAGCATGGTGGTGATTGGCGACGTGACAAACAAAGACATCGTTATCATTGACGACATCTGCGACACGGCGGGAACGCTGAAAAAAGCGGCGGCTCTTTTAAAAGAAAAAGGCGCACGAAGCGTAAGGGCTCTCATCACGCACCCGGTGTTAAGCGGTAAGGCTTATCAAAACATTGAGGAAAGCGTGCTGGAAGAACTGGTGGTGACCGATACCATTCCTTTAAAAATGGAGTCGGAGAAAATAAAGTGCATCACCACAGCCGAACTCTTTGCCGTTGCCATTCGCAATGCGTACGAAAACAAGAGCATCAACAACCTCTTTTTTCACTCGCAGCGGCGGGATAAATAA
- the radC gene encoding RadC family protein, protein MQEQNYSIKQWAKDDRPREKLLSKGPAALSNSELLAILIATGSGPKSALDLAQDALRLGKDNLNELGKVPIAELMKIKGIGEAKAITIAAAMELGRRRQATASLEKSIVSSSADVAIFLQTSLRDYRHEVFAVIFLNRANKINDFKIISEGGITGTVADPRIILRTALEKEAVSLILCHNHPSGSLKPSRADEELTQKIKEAAKYFDIKVLDHLIVSDDGYYSFADEGIL, encoded by the coding sequence ATGCAAGAGCAGAATTACTCCATTAAGCAATGGGCAAAAGACGACCGGCCTCGCGAAAAACTACTTTCCAAAGGGCCGGCAGCCCTGAGCAATTCCGAACTGCTGGCGATTTTGATTGCCACCGGCAGCGGCCCCAAAAGTGCGCTGGATTTGGCGCAAGATGCGCTGCGTTTGGGAAAAGATAATTTGAACGAATTGGGAAAAGTGCCCATTGCGGAGTTGATGAAAATAAAAGGCATCGGCGAAGCCAAAGCCATTACCATTGCCGCCGCCATGGAGCTTGGACGGCGGCGGCAGGCAACAGCTTCACTGGAAAAATCCATCGTTAGCAGCAGTGCGGATGTAGCCATTTTTCTGCAAACCTCCTTGCGTGATTACCGGCACGAAGTGTTTGCCGTGATCTTTTTAAACCGCGCCAACAAAATCAACGATTTTAAAATCATTAGCGAAGGCGGCATTACCGGCACGGTGGCCGACCCGCGCATTATTCTGCGAACCGCTTTGGAAAAAGAGGCCGTGAGTTTGATTCTTTGCCACAATCATCCCTCGGGCAGCTTAAAGCCTAGCCGCGCCGACGAAGAGTTGACACAAAAAATAAAAGAGGCGGCCAAATACTTCGACATTAAAGTACTTGACCACCTCATCGTAAGTGATGACGGCTATTACAGTTTTGCGGACGAAGGAATTTTGTGA
- a CDS encoding DUF3467 domain-containing protein gives MEQQNQINIEISEEVAEGSYANLAIITHSHAEFVIDFVNVMPGTPKSKVKSRIIFTPQHAKRFMKALIENVQRYEAANGSIKDLEEVQVPFNFGGPAAQA, from the coding sequence ATGGAGCAGCAAAACCAAATCAATATCGAAATCTCCGAAGAGGTAGCCGAAGGCAGTTATGCAAATCTTGCTATCATTACGCACTCACATGCTGAGTTTGTGATTGACTTTGTGAACGTGATGCCGGGTACGCCCAAGAGTAAAGTAAAAAGCCGCATCATTTTTACGCCGCAACACGCCAAGCGATTTATGAAAGCGCTTATCGAGAACGTGCAGCGTTACGAAGCCGCTAACGGCTCCATCAAAGACCTGGAAGAGGTTCAAGTACCGTTCAACTTTGGCGGGCCGGCCGCACAAGCCTAA
- a CDS encoding BT_3044 domain-containing protein has product MRLKYLTTTIFAGTLLSGCVKERGVNFANQTSPTTNVANFPNQSETAALDISATPTTYTFYVEVTAANNVIPSGTSVSITKSPAVATAAGFEVLPDSAYQLVNTTATVDPSTHLATFQLKISSTKVAPGHNYGLGFSIASVGNGVTIAGNKNTDAIGITVKNPYDGNYHSNGYFYHPSSPRAITNLAKTLYTVNATTSITTLGDLGNQIYLTVDPATNKVTISDVGVGPGIAPTSTLTALPAPFTPFAGSNPSVYNNTYNPATKTFYLRYGYLGGTGYRVTEEILTHD; this is encoded by the coding sequence ATGCGTTTAAAATATTTAACGACTACAATCTTTGCCGGTACTTTACTATCGGGCTGTGTGAAAGAAAGGGGTGTCAATTTTGCCAACCAAACTTCGCCAACGACGAACGTGGCTAATTTCCCAAATCAAAGCGAAACCGCAGCCCTGGATATTTCGGCAACACCAACCACATATACGTTTTATGTAGAAGTAACGGCGGCCAATAATGTGATTCCCTCCGGTACATCGGTTTCCATTACTAAAAGCCCTGCGGTGGCCACTGCTGCCGGTTTTGAAGTTTTGCCCGATTCGGCTTATCAGTTGGTGAACACGACGGCGACCGTTGATCCCTCAACACACCTGGCCACTTTTCAACTGAAGATTTCTTCTACCAAAGTAGCTCCCGGTCACAATTACGGCCTTGGCTTTTCCATTGCCAGCGTTGGCAACGGCGTTACAATCGCGGGCAACAAAAACACCGATGCCATTGGCATTACGGTGAAAAATCCGTACGACGGCAACTATCATTCAAACGGTTACTTCTATCACCCTTCGTCGCCAAGGGCCATTACCAATTTAGCTAAAACGCTGTACACGGTGAATGCAACTACATCCATTACAACGCTGGGCGATTTGGGCAACCAGATTTATCTGACGGTGGACCCGGCAACAAACAAGGTAACCATTAGCGATGTAGGTGTTGGACCGGGCATTGCGCCAACGTCAACATTGACAGCCTTGCCTGCGCCGTTCACGCCCTTCGCGGGAAGCAATCCTTCTGTTTACAACAATACTTACAACCCCGCCACCAAGACTTTTTACTTGCGCTACGGTTATCTGGGTGGTACGGGATATCGAGTAACAGAGGAGATATTGACCCACGATTAA
- a CDS encoding SusD/RagB family nutrient-binding outer membrane lipoprotein produces the protein MKKYLIVLLLGGSLLSGCKKNFLDLTENPNYPSTATAVSLLAPAEVKTAAIAVDPGLAIVNVWMGYWAFSPNYAVNQDSRDYRFTNTLGQSTFTNIYSNAYDYQKIIDFAVAQSDPALEGMGRTMKSFLMQWAVDIWNNVPYSQAFQGTANKAPAYDDGKAVYEAIYDDLTVAINKLKTASSFPDATQDLIFGGNKTKWIKFANTVKLRILLRQSGRADRASYITSKLAADFPSSGGTISSYFLQAGEGAVVNPGYVNTDLKQNPYYANFGYNAAGTKTGNNDFYKASSYSVNFYFLQNDLRLFYVAKPVSTGGITFFGYHFLGNEMGSQGNGAVTYSDNLDNSPIGGPNGGIPYRSATDPQPIMGDFESLFLQAEAVQRGWFTGNAKTIFNQAQLQSFIFDFDRVDGAGSGAAYQAMLTPTADNNWDMATDKIKLIITQKWAAFNTINFIEPWTEYRRTGYPPIPLSSSGSRGPRIPLRLKYPQTEYDLNGSNVNTQGTIDQFTSKIWWMP, from the coding sequence ATGAAGAAATATCTGATTGTTCTTTTACTGGGCGGAAGCCTCCTTTCGGGATGTAAAAAGAACTTCCTTGACCTGACGGAGAACCCGAACTACCCGTCAACCGCAACGGCCGTGTCGCTGCTGGCCCCGGCCGAAGTAAAGACGGCGGCGATAGCCGTTGACCCGGGCTTGGCCATTGTAAATGTGTGGATGGGGTACTGGGCCTTTAGTCCAAACTATGCCGTAAACCAGGACAGCCGCGACTACCGTTTTACCAATACCTTGGGCCAGAGCACTTTCACCAATATCTACAGCAACGCTTATGACTACCAAAAGATCATTGATTTTGCGGTAGCCCAGAGCGATCCGGCACTGGAAGGAATGGGACGCACCATGAAATCGTTTTTGATGCAATGGGCGGTGGATATTTGGAACAACGTTCCGTACAGTCAGGCTTTTCAGGGCACGGCCAACAAAGCGCCGGCTTACGACGACGGTAAAGCCGTTTACGAAGCCATTTACGACGACCTGACGGTTGCAATTAATAAATTAAAAACTGCATCGAGTTTTCCAGACGCAACACAGGATCTCATTTTTGGCGGTAACAAAACCAAATGGATAAAATTTGCCAACACAGTTAAGCTGCGCATTTTGCTGCGCCAATCAGGAAGGGCCGACAGAGCCTCTTACATCACATCCAAGCTTGCGGCTGATTTTCCTTCCAGCGGTGGAACAATCAGTTCCTATTTCTTACAGGCCGGAGAAGGCGCAGTGGTTAATCCAGGCTATGTAAATACGGATTTGAAACAGAATCCTTACTACGCCAACTTCGGTTACAACGCCGCAGGTACTAAAACAGGGAACAATGATTTTTACAAAGCCTCTTCTTATTCTGTAAACTTTTATTTTCTCCAGAACGATCTGCGGCTGTTTTATGTTGCCAAGCCTGTAAGCACAGGCGGAATTACCTTTTTTGGCTACCATTTCCTGGGAAATGAAATGGGTTCGCAAGGCAACGGCGCGGTAACGTACTCCGACAATTTGGACAACTCTCCAATCGGTGGTCCCAACGGCGGTATTCCATACCGTAGCGCCACAGACCCGCAGCCGATTATGGGCGATTTTGAATCGTTGTTTTTACAAGCAGAAGCGGTGCAAAGAGGCTGGTTTACCGGCAATGCCAAGACAATATTTAATCAGGCGCAATTACAGTCTTTTATTTTCGACTTTGACAGGGTTGACGGTGCGGGTTCAGGTGCGGCCTATCAGGCGATGTTGACGCCAACCGCAGACAACAACTGGGATATGGCAACCGACAAAATCAAGTTGATCATCACACAAAAATGGGCAGCCTTTAACACGATCAACTTCATTGAGCCGTGGACGGAGTACCGCAGAACCGGTTATCCTCCAATCCCGCTTTCTAGCAGTGGCAGCCGCGGCCCCCGCATTCCCTTACGTTTAAAATACCCGCAAACAGAATACGACCTTAACGGTTCTAATGTAAACACACAGGGAACGATTGACCAGTTTACTTCGAAAATCTGGTGGATGCCATAA